AGGAATGGCTCCCTATGCATCTGCCATTGGAAATGATTGGAACAATGATAAGTCAGAAGCAACAAATGCAGCATCTAATGGAATGATACTTTCGAATCATTCATATGGTTATGGCGCAGCGCAAATTCCTGATTATTATTTTGGAGCATACATTAAAGTTTCTCGTGATTGGGATGAATTGATGTTTAATACACCAAATTATTTAATGGTAGTAGCAGCAGGTAATGATGGACAGGATGAAAGCTCGAATGCAGAACCATTAAATGGAAACAAGGCTTATGATAAATTATCTGGTCATGCTACCTGTAAGAATAATTTAGTAGTGACTAATGCACAAGATGCAAATGTTGACGCAAGCGGAAAGTTAATTTCAGTGCAAATTCACAACTCAAGTAGTGAAGGACCAACAGATGATTTACGTATCAAACCAGATATTGCAGGGAATGGAGCAGGAGTATACTCAGCTACTCACTTTCCTAGTTATGACAAGGCATCTGGGCAAAACAATAGTGACGGAAATGTTAACGATGATTATGTTGAAATGACAGGAACATCGATGGCAGCACCAAATGTAACAGGTTCTTTATTGTTATTACAACAGCATTATAAGAATAAGAACAATAACTTTATGAAAGCAGCTACCTTAAAAGGTTTGGCTTTACATACTGCTGATGATGCAGGTTCAACAGGACCGGATGCCATTTTTGGATGGGGATTATTAAATTCGAAAGAAGCTGCCGTAGCTATTACACAAGCAGGTAAAGAAGCTCAAATTAAAGAGTTAACATTAACATCAGGAAAGTCGTATACCTTAACAGTAGAGTCTGATGGGAAAAGTCCATTATTAGCATCAATTTCATGGACAGATAGACCAGGTACGGCTACAGAAAAAGCAAATCAATCTACAGCTGTTTTAGTAAATGATTTAGATATTAGAGTTAAAAAAGGAACTACAACCTACAATCCTTGGAAATTAACAGGAGTAAACACTAATACCAAAGGAGACAATAAAGTAGATCCTTATGAAAGAGTAGATGTAGCAAATGCATCAGGAACCTATACAATTACGGTTACTCATAAAGGAACTTTAACAGGAAATAGTCAGAATTTTTCTTTAATCGTAACAGGATTAAAAGGAGCACCAATAGTATGTAATGCAACAGTACCAACAAATGTAGTTGCAAATAACGTAACGGAAACGGAAGCTAAAGTAGAATGGACTGCGGTAGTTGGAGCAAAATACGATTTACAATACCGTAAATCTGGAACTACAAATTGGATAACTAAAGAAGCAACTACAAATAGCTATACAATTGAAGGCTTAACAGCTGAAACAAAGTATGACGTACAAGTACGTAGTAAATGTGCAATTAAAAACTCTGCATATAGCACTTCAATTAACTTTACAACTAAGAAAGAAGCGGCTAAAGATACACAAGCACCAACAGCACCAACAAGTTTAAAGGCTACTAATATTGAGAAAACTAATTTAACTTTAAACTGGACAGCTTCAACCGATAATGTTGCCGTAACAGGGTATGATGTATATAGAGGAACTACAAAGTTAACAACGGTAACAGCGACCAACTATAATGTAACTGGTTTAACAGCTGATACAGCGTATAAGTTTTCTGTAAAAGCAAAAGATGCAGCGGGTAATATTTCTTCTAGTAGCAATGAAGTCAGTGTAACCACTAAATCAGATTGGGATGATGATTGGGATGATGATTGGGGAGATGATTGGGGGGAATTCTCAATAAATGGTGATACCTCGAAAATTACTGTTTTTCCAAATCCAACATCAAACTTTTTAAACATTAAAA
The sequence above is a segment of the Tenacibaculum sp. 190130A14a genome. Coding sequences within it:
- a CDS encoding S8 family serine peptidase, producing MKNNYLKAMVLSSVLLGTSYQVQAQNKQEVESIRGSYDLKKLQRLSSNFQKESNNKKEEAYKIAKQKGWETTIFKKDGTYMELQEVVDGKPIYYTTFNVDAAKSTRTNHLHKGGSLGLNLFGQGMKAYVWDGGVPNKDHQEYDGTGGNNRVSVGDGSSTLNFHAEHVTATIVASGKVAKAKGMAPYASAIGNDWNNDKSEATNAASNGMILSNHSYGYGAAQIPDYYFGAYIKVSRDWDELMFNTPNYLMVVAAGNDGQDESSNAEPLNGNKAYDKLSGHATCKNNLVVTNAQDANVDASGKLISVQIHNSSSEGPTDDLRIKPDIAGNGAGVYSATHFPSYDKASGQNNSDGNVNDDYVEMTGTSMAAPNVTGSLLLLQQHYKNKNNNFMKAATLKGLALHTADDAGSTGPDAIFGWGLLNSKEAAVAITQAGKEAQIKELTLTSGKSYTLTVESDGKSPLLASISWTDRPGTATEKANQSTAVLVNDLDIRVKKGTTTYNPWKLTGVNTNTKGDNKVDPYERVDVANASGTYTITVTHKGTLTGNSQNFSLIVTGLKGAPIVCNATVPTNVVANNVTETEAKVEWTAVVGAKYDLQYRKSGTTNWITKEATTNSYTIEGLTAETKYDVQVRSKCAIKNSAYSTSINFTTKKEAAKDTQAPTAPTSLKATNIEKTNLTLNWTASTDNVAVTGYDVYRGTTKLTTVTATNYNVTGLTADTAYKFSVKAKDAAGNISSSSNEVSVTTKSDWDDDWDDDWGDDWGEFSINGDTSKITVFPNPTSNFLNIKIVSLSNTRYSIINAVGSVVQYGKATNNIDVSKLPNGIYFFELKTKKERKVLKFIKE